A genomic region of Caulobacter vibrioides contains the following coding sequences:
- a CDS encoding cisplatin damage response ATP-dependent DNA ligase — translation MSMRAFAHLLDRLSLTSSRNAKLTLIEDHLRHTPDPDRGYALAALTGALSFNAAKPTFIRKAVEARMDPQLFAWSYDFVGDLAETVSLVWPAPASRKWPGANRPPELSEVIDALHSASRAEVQRLIEGWLDALDPDGRWALLKLMTGGLRVGVSSRLAKQACANLGGVEIGEIEEIWHAMAPPYGDLFAWLEGRSERPSPDAPGRFRPVMLAQPIDEDTDFPKLDPADYLAEWKWDGIRVQAVAERGERRLYTRTGDDISASFPDVVAALDFEGAIDGELLVLRDGALASFGDLQQRLNRKTVDAKQLANFPAGIRAYDLLMDGETDLRARPFVERRARLETFVGRLATPRIDLSPLQPFTTWEELAALRREPPEGDARLSEGLMLKRRDSVYEPGRPKGPWFKWKRDPRLIDAVLMYAQRGHGKRSSFYSDYTFGVWREEEDGRRALTPVGKAYFGFTDEELKQIDRFVRDNTIDRFGPVRSVRADLDFGLVFEVAFEGLQRSSRHKSGVAMRFPRIHRIRWDKPAREADELKTLEAMLD, via the coding sequence ATGTCCATGCGCGCCTTCGCCCATCTGCTCGACCGGCTGTCCCTGACCAGCTCGCGCAACGCCAAACTGACCCTGATCGAGGACCATCTGCGCCACACCCCCGATCCCGATCGGGGCTACGCGCTGGCGGCGCTGACGGGCGCGCTGTCTTTCAACGCCGCCAAGCCCACCTTCATCCGCAAGGCGGTCGAAGCGCGGATGGACCCCCAGCTGTTCGCCTGGTCGTACGACTTCGTCGGAGACCTGGCCGAGACCGTGTCCCTGGTCTGGCCCGCCCCCGCCTCCAGAAAATGGCCGGGCGCCAACCGCCCGCCGGAGCTTTCGGAAGTCATCGATGCGCTGCATTCGGCCTCGCGCGCCGAGGTCCAGCGCCTGATCGAGGGCTGGCTGGACGCCCTGGATCCCGACGGACGCTGGGCGCTGCTGAAACTGATGACCGGCGGCCTGCGGGTCGGCGTCTCGTCACGACTGGCCAAACAGGCCTGCGCCAACCTCGGCGGCGTCGAGATCGGCGAGATCGAGGAGATCTGGCATGCGATGGCGCCGCCCTATGGCGACCTTTTCGCCTGGCTGGAGGGACGCTCGGAACGCCCGTCACCGGATGCGCCGGGTCGCTTCAGGCCCGTGATGCTGGCCCAGCCGATTGACGAGGACACAGACTTCCCCAAGCTCGATCCGGCCGACTATCTGGCCGAGTGGAAATGGGACGGCATCCGCGTCCAGGCCGTGGCGGAGCGCGGCGAGCGTAGGCTCTACACCCGCACCGGGGATGACATCTCGGCCAGCTTTCCAGACGTCGTCGCGGCGCTCGACTTCGAGGGCGCGATCGATGGCGAACTGCTGGTGCTGCGCGACGGCGCCCTGGCCTCGTTCGGCGATCTCCAACAGCGGCTGAACCGCAAGACCGTCGACGCCAAGCAGCTGGCGAACTTCCCGGCCGGGATCCGGGCCTACGACCTGCTGATGGACGGCGAGACCGACCTGCGGGCCCGGCCCTTCGTCGAGCGTCGCGCGCGCCTGGAGACGTTCGTTGGCCGCCTGGCGACCCCGCGTATTGACCTGTCGCCGCTGCAGCCGTTCACGACCTGGGAAGAGCTCGCCGCCCTGCGCCGCGAACCGCCCGAAGGCGATGCGCGCCTCTCCGAGGGCCTGATGCTCAAGCGCCGCGACAGCGTCTATGAACCCGGTCGCCCCAAGGGCCCCTGGTTCAAGTGGAAACGCGATCCGCGCCTGATCGACGCGGTGCTGATGTACGCCCAGCGCGGGCACGGCAAGCGGTCCAGCTTCTATTCCGACTACACCTTCGGCGTCTGGCGCGAGGAGGAAGACGGTCGGCGCGCCCTGACTCCCGTCGGCAAGGCCTATTTCGGCTTCACCGACGAGGAGCTGAAACAGATCGACAGGTTCGTCCGCGACAACACCATCGACCGCTTCGGTCCCGTGCGCTCGGTGCGCGCCGATCTGGACTTTGGCCTGGTGTTCGAGGTCGCCTTCGAGGGCCTGCAGCGATCCAGCCGCCACAAGTCCGGCGTGGCCATGCGTTTCCCCCGCATACACCGCATCCGTTGGGACAAGCCCGCGCGGGAGGCCGATGAACTCAAAACGCTAGAAGCGATGCTGGACTAG